From Paenibacillus physcomitrellae, the proteins below share one genomic window:
- a CDS encoding nitroreductase family protein — protein MSKILEALKTRRSYYGISNESTISDDQIVDIVQEAVKHTPTSFNSQTSRAVVLLGEHHHKLWDITKEELRKITKSEEAFAATSEKMASFYNGYGTVLFFEDEQVIKGLQEQFAAYADNFPIWANQSNGMLQLVVWSALEEAGLGASLQHYNPLIDQEIQSAWNIPSHWKLVAQMPFGKPTMQPSEKQFQPVEDRVKVFK, from the coding sequence ATGAGCAAAATTTTAGAAGCTTTGAAAACAAGACGTTCCTATTACGGTATCAGCAATGAATCTACGATCAGCGATGATCAAATTGTAGACATTGTTCAAGAGGCTGTTAAACATACGCCTACTTCTTTTAATTCCCAAACTTCTCGCGCAGTAGTATTGCTCGGCGAGCATCATCATAAGCTGTGGGATATTACCAAAGAAGAGCTGCGGAAGATTACGAAAAGCGAAGAGGCCTTTGCGGCAACCTCCGAAAAGATGGCTTCGTTCTACAACGGTTATGGTACCGTTTTGTTCTTTGAAGATGAGCAGGTGATCAAAGGACTGCAGGAGCAGTTTGCAGCTTATGCTGACAACTTCCCTATTTGGGCTAACCAATCCAATGGTATGCTTCAGCTGGTAGTTTGGTCGGCTCTGGAAGAAGCCGGTCTGGGCGCATCGCTGCAGCACTATAACCCGCTGATCGACCAAGAAATTCAATCCGCATGGAACATTCCGTCCCATTGGAAGCTGGTGGCTCAAATGCCTTTCGGCAAACCTACCATGCAGCCAAGCGAGAAGCAATTCCAGCCGGTTGAAGACCGCGTGAAAGTGTTTAAATAA
- a CDS encoding DUF5590 domain-containing protein — MRTKTKWILISILVAAAVLFGLYRYYVYVMQDTWTQEDAAILRAKQEAGLVKTIGVTKSVWDDVCWVVEGNDASGEHIMVWLQDGQPPHTEQVTSASTKKAIKSKIKALMPDAEIKRLVPGIYNGQYVWQLYYKEQDHYYYRFFSFTNGEALTEEFTLPNR, encoded by the coding sequence TTGAGAACAAAAACAAAATGGATTCTGATTTCAATTCTGGTGGCTGCGGCGGTTCTCTTTGGTCTATACCGATATTATGTGTATGTCATGCAGGATACATGGACACAAGAAGATGCGGCTATCCTGCGGGCCAAGCAGGAGGCAGGTCTCGTCAAAACGATTGGCGTCACCAAGTCGGTATGGGACGATGTATGCTGGGTAGTCGAAGGTAATGATGCCTCCGGAGAACATATTATGGTCTGGCTGCAGGATGGCCAGCCGCCACATACGGAGCAGGTAACCAGCGCCTCCACCAAAAAAGCGATCAAGTCCAAAATCAAAGCGCTGATGCCCGATGCGGAGATCAAACGGCTTGTCCCGGGTATATATAACGGTCAATACGTTTGGCAGCTTTACTATAAAGAACAAGATCATTATTACTACCGGTTCTTTAGTTTTACAAACGGTGAAGCTTTGACTGAAGAATTTACACTGCCGAACCGCTAA
- a CDS encoding amidohydrolase, which translates to MSRKWLIKNGTFAVMNPEKPVINGYMLVENDRILYIGETLPEGAEGEGVESFDGSGLLFLPGLVNTHGHAAMSLLRGYGDDLALQVWLQEKMWPMEAKFTSEDVYHGTALSVLEMLKGGTTTFLDMYDHMDQVGKVAQESGIRAVLTRGVIGLCPPEVQTAKLQDAVSFAKQWHGAADGRITAMMSPHAPYTCPPDYIEKIVQAAHDLDLPLHTHMSETRAEVEQNVRDYGVRPVEHLLKVGLFSRPSLVAHAVHLTDEEIAILAEHHVGVSHNPGSNLKLASGVARVVDLLKAGVTVSLGTDGPASNNNLDMLEEIRLAALIHKGVSGDPTAVPALEALKMGTEYGAKSLFLPEVGRLEAGMKADFIALNVEQAHFLPKTDYISHTVYSAGAKDVEHVWVDGRQVVKHGECLTLDEERIRFEAQKAFEGLLAR; encoded by the coding sequence ATGAGTCGTAAATGGTTGATTAAAAACGGGACTTTCGCGGTCATGAACCCCGAGAAACCGGTTATTAACGGATATATGCTGGTTGAGAATGACCGAATCTTGTATATAGGCGAAACCCTGCCAGAGGGAGCAGAGGGCGAAGGCGTAGAAAGCTTTGACGGCTCCGGTTTGTTGTTCCTTCCGGGTCTAGTCAATACGCATGGACATGCAGCTATGTCGCTGCTCCGGGGTTATGGCGATGATCTGGCGCTTCAGGTCTGGCTGCAGGAGAAGATGTGGCCAATGGAAGCCAAGTTTACCAGCGAAGATGTATACCATGGAACGGCGCTTTCCGTGCTGGAAATGCTGAAGGGCGGAACCACAACCTTCCTCGATATGTACGACCATATGGATCAGGTCGGTAAAGTCGCTCAAGAGAGCGGTATCCGGGCTGTGCTGACCCGCGGGGTTATCGGTCTTTGTCCGCCGGAAGTACAGACAGCCAAGCTTCAGGATGCGGTCAGCTTCGCCAAACAATGGCATGGAGCAGCAGACGGAAGAATCACAGCGATGATGTCTCCTCACGCTCCTTACACCTGTCCGCCGGATTATATTGAGAAGATCGTTCAGGCTGCACATGATCTGGATCTCCCGCTGCATACCCATATGTCCGAGACGCGGGCCGAGGTGGAGCAAAATGTCCGGGATTACGGCGTTCGTCCGGTAGAGCATTTGCTTAAAGTGGGCTTGTTCTCCCGTCCGTCGCTGGTAGCTCATGCGGTTCATTTGACCGATGAAGAGATTGCCATCCTTGCCGAGCATCATGTGGGTGTTTCTCATAACCCGGGAAGCAACCTGAAGCTCGCCAGCGGCGTTGCACGGGTAGTAGATTTGCTGAAGGCCGGGGTTACGGTTTCACTTGGTACGGACGGCCCGGCAAGTAACAACAATCTGGATATGCTGGAAGAAATTCGTCTGGCCGCTTTGATTCATAAAGGGGTTTCGGGGGATCCAACAGCAGTTCCTGCTTTAGAAGCTTTGAAAATGGGTACAGAATACGGTGCAAAATCCCTGTTCCTTCCGGAGGTAGGACGGCTGGAAGCCGGCATGAAAGCCGACTTCATTGCTTTGAATGTAGAGCAGGCTCATTTCCTTCCGAAAACGGATTATATTTCGCATACCGTATACTCTGCAGGGGCTAAAGATGTGGAGCATGTATGGGTTGACGGGCGGCAAGTGGTGAAACACGGTGAATGCCTCACTTTGGATGAAGAGCGTATTCGCTTTGAAGCACAGAAGGCATTTGAAGGTCTCCTTGCCCGCTAA
- the asnS gene encoding asparagine--tRNA ligase, with the protein MAIKTVIRQVKDHVGETVVIGSWINNKRSSGKIQFLQLRDGTGYIQGVVVKNEVSEEVWDLAKSLTQESSVYVTGVIREEPRSKSGYEMTVTGLELIQLTENYPITPKEHGVDFLMDHRHLWLRSTKQRAVLVIRAEIIRAVQEFFDTNNFTLVDPPILTPTSAEGTTNLFHTKYFEEDAYLTQSGQLYMEAAAMALGKVYSFGPTFRAEKSKTRRHLIEFWMIEPEMAFTDHEESLRVQENFISHVVQSVLKNCRPELETLERDISKLENIQAPFPRITYDAAIEFLNKEGFDIPWGEDFGAPHETAIAEAYDKPVFITHYPASIKAFYMKPDPNRPEVVMCADMIAPEGYGEIIGGSQRIDDPELMEERFKEHELSPEAYQWYLDLRKYGTVPHSGFGLGLERTVAWICGLDHVRETIPFPRTLYRLYP; encoded by the coding sequence ATGGCGATCAAAACCGTAATCCGACAGGTGAAAGACCACGTCGGGGAGACCGTCGTTATCGGCAGCTGGATTAATAACAAACGTTCCAGCGGTAAAATTCAATTTTTGCAGCTTCGTGACGGCACAGGATATATCCAAGGCGTTGTCGTGAAGAATGAAGTATCAGAAGAAGTTTGGGATCTTGCGAAAAGCTTGACCCAGGAAAGCTCTGTATATGTAACAGGCGTTATCCGTGAGGAGCCAAGAAGCAAATCCGGTTATGAAATGACAGTTACGGGTCTTGAACTGATCCAGCTGACTGAAAACTATCCGATTACTCCGAAAGAGCACGGGGTTGATTTCCTGATGGACCACCGCCATTTGTGGCTGCGTTCCACCAAGCAGCGTGCTGTTTTGGTCATTCGCGCCGAAATCATCCGCGCCGTACAGGAGTTCTTCGATACCAACAATTTCACCTTGGTGGATCCTCCAATCTTGACGCCGACTTCGGCTGAAGGAACAACCAACCTGTTCCACACCAAATATTTTGAAGAAGACGCCTACCTGACTCAAAGCGGACAGCTGTATATGGAAGCCGCTGCGATGGCTCTGGGCAAGGTTTATTCCTTTGGTCCAACCTTCCGTGCCGAGAAGTCCAAAACGCGCCGCCACTTGATCGAGTTCTGGATGATCGAGCCGGAAATGGCGTTCACGGATCATGAAGAGAGCCTGCGCGTACAGGAGAACTTCATTTCTCATGTAGTGCAATCTGTGCTGAAGAACTGCCGTCCTGAGCTGGAAACGCTCGAACGTGACATTTCCAAGCTGGAGAACATTCAGGCACCATTCCCGCGGATTACTTATGATGCAGCTATCGAGTTCCTGAATAAAGAAGGATTTGATATTCCTTGGGGCGAAGATTTTGGTGCACCGCATGAAACGGCGATCGCTGAGGCTTATGACAAACCGGTGTTCATTACCCATTACCCGGCAAGCATTAAAGCTTTCTACATGAAACCGGATCCTAATCGTCCGGAAGTTGTAATGTGTGCAGACATGATCGCGCCAGAGGGATACGGCGAAATTATCGGCGGTTCCCAGCGGATTGACGATCCTGAGCTGATGGAAGAACGTTTCAAAGAACATGAGCTTTCTCCGGAAGCTTATCAATGGTACCTGGATCTGCGGAAATACGGTACGGTTCCTCACTCCGGTTTTGGATTGGGTCTGGAAAGAACTGTAGCCTGGATTTGCGGTTTGGACCATGTCAGAGAAACGATTCCGTTCCCTCGCACATTGTATCGTCTATATCCATAA
- a CDS encoding 3-hydroxyacyl-CoA dehydrogenase family protein, with protein sequence MNFKKIGVIGGGTMGQGISEMLAGKGLDVLLVEENEAKLNYAYDMIETSLDKQLEKWAITKAEKKLILSKIHKVTHLADLGQADMVIETISEDLEAKKKVFQKLDQVCPSNIILASNTSTLSLTEIAGSTKYPERVIGLHFIYPVSKIDLVEIIRGLKTSDQTFEETKAFVEEVVDKRGIMVNESPGFVTSRIVCLMINEALHVLGEGVASAEDIDDAMRVGYQFQYGPLEMADRFGLDSVLAALERMFRDFGELKYRPSFVLKKMVRAGNLGVKTGEGFFKYDKDGDRL encoded by the coding sequence ATGAATTTTAAGAAAATAGGAGTCATCGGCGGCGGCACGATGGGCCAAGGCATAAGTGAAATGCTTGCCGGCAAAGGGCTGGATGTCCTTCTTGTCGAGGAGAATGAAGCAAAGCTGAATTATGCGTACGATATGATTGAAACCAGCCTGGATAAACAACTCGAGAAGTGGGCGATTACCAAAGCTGAAAAAAAGCTCATTTTGTCGAAAATTCATAAAGTGACTCACCTGGCCGATCTCGGACAAGCAGACATGGTGATTGAAACGATCTCCGAGGATCTGGAAGCCAAGAAGAAGGTTTTTCAGAAGCTTGACCAGGTTTGTCCAAGCAACATTATACTTGCGAGCAACACTTCAACCCTGAGCTTGACTGAGATTGCGGGTTCCACCAAGTATCCGGAACGTGTTATCGGTTTGCACTTTATTTATCCTGTATCCAAAATCGATCTGGTGGAAATTATCCGTGGTCTTAAAACGTCTGATCAAACCTTTGAGGAAACCAAAGCATTTGTTGAAGAGGTTGTAGATAAGCGCGGCATTATGGTAAATGAATCCCCTGGTTTCGTTACCTCCCGCATTGTCTGCCTCATGATTAACGAAGCTTTGCATGTGCTTGGGGAAGGCGTTGCCTCTGCTGAGGATATCGACGATGCGATGCGTGTAGGTTATCAGTTCCAATACGGACCGCTTGAAATGGCAGACCGTTTCGGACTAGACTCGGTGCTTGCCGCGCTTGAGCGGATGTTCCGCGATTTCGGCGAATTGAAATACCGTCCTTCCTTTGTATTGAAGAAAATGGTTCGCGCAGGCAATCTGGGCGTTAAGACCGGCGAAGGATTTTTCAAATACGACAAGGATGGTGACCGGCTGTGA
- a CDS encoding asparaginase, whose product MKRGKVKALKVLLATGLAVSFFLPHLYLSPVSAAADSTATTSAIGVVKKLPKVEVIATGGTMAGKSTDETSFDTYRAGSLPIEDLVKSLPNKDQIAEVSTYQFGNSGSSAYSMEQLYDLSLKVDEALKTQDGVVVTSGTDTMEEIAYFLDLTVQSPKPVVVTGSMRPWTVIGTDAPANLYNAIKLAASGKTKYFGTVVMLNDEFHAAREVTKTNSYRTDTFVTPEIGALGYIDEKNIRVYRAPFRALKPASDWATPFNLNKISKKDIAKVEIAYSYQDAGPGAISGFVAAGAKGIVTAGTGAGGISKAMSEERAEAIKKGVIFVMTTRTGSGSNYSNGDGVIAGDNLNAAHARILLLLCLSYSKDFDTVKNWFTTIGYGQIELPSK is encoded by the coding sequence ATGAAGAGGGGAAAGGTAAAAGCTCTAAAGGTACTGCTCGCGACGGGTTTAGCTGTGTCATTTTTTCTGCCCCACTTGTATTTATCACCTGTTTCTGCGGCCGCTGACTCGACTGCCACTACTTCTGCAATTGGTGTAGTTAAGAAACTGCCCAAAGTAGAAGTTATCGCGACAGGAGGAACGATGGCCGGTAAATCGACGGATGAAACAAGCTTCGATACATACAGAGCAGGTTCGCTGCCTATTGAAGACTTGGTGAAGTCCCTGCCGAACAAAGACCAGATTGCCGAGGTCAGTACCTATCAATTCGGTAACTCCGGTTCCAGTGCTTATTCCATGGAACAGCTGTATGATTTGTCCCTGAAAGTCGATGAGGCGCTTAAAACTCAAGATGGCGTTGTGGTGACCAGTGGAACGGATACGATGGAAGAAATTGCTTATTTCCTGGATCTGACCGTCCAAAGTCCCAAACCGGTAGTTGTCACTGGTTCCATGAGACCTTGGACAGTTATAGGCACTGATGCTCCGGCTAATCTTTATAACGCAATCAAGCTGGCTGCCAGCGGCAAAACAAAGTATTTTGGGACAGTTGTAATGCTGAATGACGAATTCCATGCCGCCCGTGAAGTAACCAAAACAAATTCCTACCGGACTGATACTTTCGTAACTCCGGAAATCGGAGCGCTTGGTTATATAGATGAGAAGAATATTCGGGTGTACCGAGCTCCCTTCCGGGCGCTTAAACCGGCCAGCGATTGGGCGACTCCGTTTAATTTAAACAAAATTTCAAAAAAGGATATCGCTAAAGTGGAAATTGCTTATTCGTATCAGGATGCGGGCCCAGGGGCCATCAGCGGGTTTGTGGCTGCCGGCGCCAAAGGCATTGTAACTGCAGGCACTGGAGCTGGCGGCATTTCCAAAGCCATGAGTGAAGAACGTGCCGAGGCAATCAAAAAGGGCGTTATCTTCGTTATGACAACTCGCACCGGATCGGGCAGCAATTATTCAAACGGGGACGGCGTTATCGCCGGGGATAATTTAAACGCGGCTCATGCAAGGATTCTGCTGCTGCTCTGCCTGTCTTACTCCAAGGACTTTGATACGGTAAAAAATTGGTTCACGACTATCGGATATGGTCAGATTGAGTTGCCGTCTAAATAA
- a CDS encoding redox-sensing transcriptional repressor Rex: protein MKSEKISDAVVRRMPVYLRYLNELQNRDVMTVSSQELGQNLDLNPAQIRKDLAYFGDFGRKGIGYDVAYLIEKIRQILNLDQEISVALVGAGNLGQALSNYNMYLKDNMKIVAVFDIAEAKIGSQINYLTVQPITELPETVRNLGIRIGIITVPHWEAQRVADQLVEAGIQAILNFAPVILKVPAEVRVHAADFTTDLLSLAYYLDQGKESSNES, encoded by the coding sequence ATGAAATCGGAAAAAATTTCGGATGCCGTCGTTCGGCGCATGCCGGTTTATCTGCGGTATCTAAACGAACTGCAGAACCGGGATGTCATGACGGTATCCTCTCAGGAACTTGGACAAAATCTCGATTTAAACCCCGCTCAAATCCGCAAGGATCTGGCTTACTTCGGCGATTTTGGCCGTAAAGGCATCGGCTATGATGTGGCTTATTTAATCGAGAAGATCCGCCAGATTCTCAATCTGGATCAGGAAATCAGCGTAGCGCTGGTGGGTGCCGGTAATCTTGGCCAGGCACTCTCCAATTACAACATGTATTTGAAAGACAACATGAAGATTGTCGCTGTATTTGACATCGCTGAAGCCAAAATCGGAAGCCAGATCAATTATCTGACCGTCCAGCCGATCACAGAGCTGCCTGAAACCGTCAGAAATTTAGGCATACGCATCGGGATTATTACGGTTCCTCATTGGGAGGCCCAGCGGGTGGCGGATCAGCTGGTGGAGGCAGGTATTCAGGCCATCCTCAACTTTGCTCCGGTGATTTTGAAGGTTCCGGCGGAAGTACGGGTACATGCTGCAGACTTTACAACTGATTTGTTAAGTTTGGCTTATTATTTGGATCAAGGAAAGGAAAGTTCAAATGAGTCGTAA
- a CDS encoding AAA family ATPase: protein MPRWSKEILIGFVPVLLIFLGYIGVNIVPIIVAVVMLGAFYAMTVMRGGLAVGASQERKRKKAGPAKLTFEEIGGQDSAKQELREALDFMVRYDEIQKFGIRPIKGILLTGPPGTGKTLMAKAAAHYTNSVFVAASGSEFVEMYVGVGASRIRDLFKEARNRAAKENKQNAIIFIDEIDVIGGKREGGQQREYDQTLNQLLTEMDGIYTSESPRILIIAATNRKEMLDSALLRPGRFDRHIQVDLPDKKGRMMILDIHAKNKPLHESVSLEGVAEESYGFSGAQLESVMNEAAIYAMRASEPQIKQQHLSMAVDKVMLGEKTDRESTQEEKRRVAIHELGHAILAEVVSPGSVNQVVLSPRGQALGYVRHNPQEEKYLYTKSYLEGQIMVALAGAAAEEIYYGGRSTGSRNDFEQALNLVQTMMTSGLTSIGIVNMDMVTKEVLMKENQTILDALAAHTKQLLEEHSAIFDRSLDILFKEERMSGDEFRCLFRDNALQPA, encoded by the coding sequence ATGCCTAGATGGAGCAAAGAGATTTTGATCGGGTTTGTTCCGGTGCTGCTTATTTTTCTCGGTTATATCGGAGTTAATATTGTGCCCATTATCGTAGCCGTTGTTATGCTCGGGGCATTTTATGCAATGACGGTGATGCGGGGAGGACTGGCCGTTGGTGCTTCTCAGGAACGGAAAAGAAAGAAGGCCGGTCCGGCCAAGCTGACCTTTGAAGAAATCGGCGGGCAGGACAGCGCGAAGCAGGAGCTGCGCGAGGCGCTTGATTTTATGGTTCGTTATGATGAAATTCAAAAGTTCGGCATCCGTCCGATCAAAGGGATTCTGCTGACGGGCCCCCCGGGAACCGGTAAGACGCTTATGGCTAAAGCTGCCGCCCATTATACCAATTCCGTATTTGTTGCTGCCTCAGGTAGTGAATTTGTGGAGATGTATGTCGGGGTAGGCGCAAGCCGGATTCGGGATTTGTTTAAAGAGGCCCGCAACCGGGCGGCTAAAGAGAATAAACAAAACGCGATTATTTTTATCGATGAAATCGATGTAATCGGCGGCAAACGCGAAGGCGGGCAGCAGCGGGAATATGATCAGACGCTCAACCAGCTGCTTACGGAAATGGATGGGATTTACACGTCCGAGTCGCCGCGTATTCTGATTATTGCTGCTACAAACCGTAAGGAAATGCTTGACAGCGCACTGCTGCGTCCCGGACGTTTCGACCGGCATATTCAAGTGGATCTGCCCGATAAGAAAGGCCGGATGATGATTCTGGACATCCACGCCAAGAATAAACCGCTTCATGAATCGGTAAGCCTGGAAGGGGTTGCCGAGGAATCTTATGGGTTCTCGGGCGCCCAATTGGAAAGCGTCATGAATGAAGCTGCGATTTATGCGATGCGCGCGAGTGAACCGCAAATCAAACAACAGCATTTGTCTATGGCTGTAGATAAAGTCATGCTGGGCGAGAAGACAGATAGAGAGTCCACGCAGGAAGAGAAACGCCGGGTAGCGATTCACGAGCTTGGTCATGCTATCCTTGCAGAAGTCGTATCGCCGGGCAGCGTTAACCAGGTCGTGTTAAGTCCACGCGGACAGGCACTCGGTTATGTGCGCCACAATCCGCAGGAAGAGAAGTATCTGTACACCAAAAGTTATCTGGAAGGGCAGATCATGGTGGCTCTTGCCGGAGCAGCAGCCGAGGAAATCTATTACGGAGGCCGCAGTACGGGCTCTAGAAACGATTTTGAGCAGGCGCTGAATCTCGTTCAAACTATGATGACCTCCGGATTGACGTCTATCGGTATTGTGAATATGGATATGGTCACTAAAGAAGTGTTAATGAAAGAAAACCAAACGATTCTGGATGCCCTGGCAGCCCATACTAAACAGCTGCTTGAAGAACATTCGGCTATTTTCGACAGATCGCTGGACATTCTATTTAAGGAAGAACGGATGTCCGGAGACGAATTCAGATGTCTATTTCGTGACAATGCACTCCAACCGGCATGA
- a CDS encoding acetate/propionate family kinase, translated as MKVLVINAGSSSLKYQLYDMNDESVLAKGLVERIGMDSSILTHKPTGKEEVTEVSEILEHTTAIRKVLDKLVDKEHGVLNSVDEIQAVGHRVVHGGEAFKSSALVTPEAKAEIRRLFDLAPLHNPPAISGITAAEKNMPNVPQVVVFDTAFHQTMDEKVFLYPIPKVLYKKHHVRRYGMHGTSHYYVSRVAAEYLNRPLEDLKMITCHIGNGGSLTAIKDGKSFDTSMGLTPLEGLMMGTRSGDLDPAVVTFVMNKEELTISEVNSMLNKHSGLLAISGSSSDMRDITDGLEAGEPNATLAFEMYEYRLRKYIGSYAAALNGVDVIVFTAGVGENSAVVREKVCENLTYLGVEIDPELNKIRSGEPRRISSPNSKVEVLVIPTNEELVIARDTLRIVEESK; from the coding sequence GTGAAGGTACTCGTAATTAATGCGGGAAGCTCTTCCCTGAAATATCAGCTTTATGACATGAACGACGAATCGGTATTGGCCAAAGGGCTTGTGGAGAGAATCGGCATGGACTCCTCCATCCTGACTCATAAACCTACCGGTAAAGAGGAAGTAACGGAAGTCAGCGAAATTCTGGAGCATACTACGGCGATCCGTAAAGTTCTTGACAAGCTGGTAGACAAAGAGCATGGCGTCCTTAACTCTGTTGATGAGATCCAGGCTGTCGGCCATCGCGTCGTACATGGCGGTGAGGCATTTAAAAGCTCCGCTCTGGTTACCCCTGAAGCTAAAGCGGAAATCCGCCGTTTGTTCGACCTTGCTCCGCTCCATAATCCGCCGGCAATCTCCGGGATTACGGCTGCAGAGAAGAATATGCCAAACGTCCCTCAGGTAGTTGTGTTTGACACGGCTTTCCACCAGACGATGGATGAAAAAGTATTCTTGTACCCGATTCCAAAAGTGCTCTACAAGAAACATCATGTCCGTCGCTACGGCATGCACGGCACCTCCCACTATTATGTAAGCAGAGTGGCTGCTGAATATTTGAATCGACCGCTGGAAGATTTGAAGATGATTACGTGCCACATCGGCAACGGCGGCAGCTTGACGGCGATCAAAGACGGCAAATCCTTCGATACTTCCATGGGACTTACCCCGCTTGAAGGTCTCATGATGGGTACCCGCAGCGGCGATTTGGACCCGGCTGTCGTCACTTTTGTCATGAACAAAGAAGAGCTGACAATCAGCGAAGTGAATTCCATGCTGAACAAACACAGCGGATTGCTCGCTATTTCCGGCAGCAGCAGCGACATGCGCGATATTACGGACGGCCTGGAAGCTGGCGAACCGAACGCAACGCTTGCCTTTGAAATGTACGAATATCGTCTTCGTAAATATATCGGCTCCTATGCGGCTGCCTTGAACGGCGTAGACGTTATCGTCTTTACCGCAGGCGTGGGCGAGAATTCGGCAGTTGTACGTGAGAAGGTTTGTGAGAATCTGACTTACCTGGGCGTTGAAATTGATCCGGAATTGAACAAAATCCGTTCTGGCGAACCGCGCCGTATTTCTTCCCCGAATTCCAAGGTAGAAGTGCTGGTAATCCCAACGAATGAAGAACTGGTTATTGCACGGGATACACTGCGTATCGTTGAAGAATCGAAATAA
- a CDS encoding DnaD domain-containing protein, whose protein sequence is MAMNEGWKVWANGIAYGMENGTVNVPAALLAYYRRLKLSDMEAMLLIHLLHFRQSRGSEFPPLTEVEQVMSTSPGAVASAIRKLIKDGWLAVDQVTDEQTGVQSEHYHLNGMYKKLSLCLAEHFAAERQELRLNREQLDEQPAETDSAERNLFITFEQEFARPLSPMECETISGWIDQDGYPEELIRLALKEAVFAGKIHFRYIDRILLEWSRNRVRNAEDARAYTQRFRGAGNANKG, encoded by the coding sequence ATGGCCATGAATGAAGGCTGGAAGGTGTGGGCAAACGGCATCGCTTACGGGATGGAAAATGGAACCGTAAACGTGCCCGCCGCATTGCTTGCCTATTATCGCCGTTTAAAGCTCAGCGATATGGAGGCTATGCTGCTGATCCACCTGCTTCATTTCCGGCAAAGCCGCGGAAGCGAATTTCCGCCGCTTACTGAAGTTGAGCAGGTGATGAGCACTTCACCTGGAGCGGTCGCTTCCGCTATCCGTAAACTGATCAAGGACGGCTGGTTGGCGGTTGACCAGGTGACGGATGAGCAGACCGGCGTACAGTCCGAACATTATCATCTGAACGGCATGTACAAGAAATTAAGTTTATGTCTGGCGGAGCATTTCGCTGCAGAACGGCAAGAGCTTCGGCTTAATCGGGAGCAGCTGGATGAGCAGCCGGCCGAAACGGATTCTGCCGAGCGGAATTTGTTCATCACTTTTGAACAGGAATTTGCCCGTCCTCTGTCTCCGATGGAATGCGAAACCATTTCAGGCTGGATTGATCAGGACGGTTATCCGGAAGAGCTGATCCGCTTGGCTTTAAAGGAAGCCGTGTTCGCCGGAAAAATCCATTTCCGCTACATCGACCGGATTTTGCTGGAATGGAGCAGAAACCGGGTGCGAAACGCCGAAGATGCAAGAGCTTATACGCAGCGTTTTAGAGGTGCGGGAAACGCAAATAAAGGATAA